Part of the Deinococcus roseus genome, GTCCAGCCAGGGCGTAGTGGTCTTCTGCCCATTTCTGACCGGGTTCCCCTTCGATGTGCTTTTTGAGGATGTCCTGGGTGTGGTGCGTTTGCGGGTAGGTGTAAGGGTAGGCTTCGAAGCCCATTTCAATCAGCGCCTGCTGGTTCTTGAGGCGCGCCACGGTCTGTTCGTGCATTTCCTGCGACATGGTTTACAGGATACCTAAAAATGGTGCGTGCAGGAAAGCATGACATAGGTTATGGGCCTGCTGGCCCTTGGCAGGCCCAGCAGGCCCATAACCACAAAAAGGCCCTCCCTTATACAGAGGAGGACCGGGCAAGACCCATGGGGCCTGAAGATCAGGCTTTCTGGTACAGCACTGCGCGTTTGACTTCCTCGATCAGTTCGGTGATGGGGATGTCTCTGGGACAGGCTTCGGTGCAGTTGTAAGCGGTGCGGCAACGCCACACGCCGGTGTTCTGGTTCAGCACTTTCAGGCGCTGGTCTGAGCCCTTGTCTCTGGAATCAAAGATGAAACGGTGGGCCTGCACGATGCTGGCAGGACCCAGGTAACGTCCGTTCACCCAGAAGATGGGGCAAGATGTGGTGCAGCAGGCGCAGAGGATGCACTTGGTTCCTTCATCGAAGATGGCCCGGTCTTCCACGCTCTGCAGGCGCTCTCCGGCAGGAACAGGATCATCATTGATGAAAAAGGGCATCACCGCGCGGTAGGCATCGAAGAAGGGCTCCATGTCCACCAGCAAATCGCGCTCCACTTTGAGGCCCCGGATGGGTTCCACGGTGATGGTGCCACCATCTCTGGCCAGGTCTTTCACCAGGATTTTGCAGGCCAGACGGTTGCGTCCGTTGATCAGCATGGCGTCGCTTCCGCACACCCCGTGGGCGCAACTGCGGCGGTAGGTCAGGGTGGAGTCCATGTACCACTTGATGTGGTTGAGGAGGTCCAGCACCCGGTCTCCGGGTTCACATTCCACAGCGAAAGACTGCCAGGATGGCTTTTTGTCTTTCTCCGGGTTGTATCTCTGAACTTTGACATTGACTTTCATGGGTCTGGTCTCCTTAGTACACCCGTGGCTTGGGCACAAAGTTCAGGGTTTCGCCCTTCAGGACCACGGGTTTGTACCTGAGCAGCACGTTTCCAGGGTTGTTCATGTCCCGGTAGGCCATGGTGTGTTTCAGCCACTGGTCGTCGTTGCGCTCGGTGAAGTCTTCGCGGTCGTGTGCTCCACGGGATTCGGTGCGGTTGAGGGCACT contains:
- a CDS encoding succinate dehydrogenase iron-sulfur subunit, translated to MKVNVKVQRYNPEKDKKPSWQSFAVECEPGDRVLDLLNHIKWYMDSTLTYRRSCAHGVCGSDAMLINGRNRLACKILVKDLARDGGTITVEPIRGLKVERDLLVDMEPFFDAYRAVMPFFINDDPVPAGERLQSVEDRAIFDEGTKCILCACCTTSCPIFWVNGRYLGPASIVQAHRFIFDSRDKGSDQRLKVLNQNTGVWRCRTAYNCTEACPRDIPITELIEEVKRAVLYQKA